One genomic region from Sphingomicrobium aestuariivivum encodes:
- a CDS encoding cold-shock protein: MGYDRGRKGDRGGRGRDKREGGFFGEDNYQDRGGFDDRSGGGGGYRGGGGGGGYRGGGGGGGYGGDRGGYGGGGGGGGGGGYGGDRGGDRGGYGGGGGGGGYRGGGGGGGGFRGGGGGGMPPQVVGEGKGVVKFFNPQKGFGFIVRDDGGEDVFVHISAVEQAGLSDLADGQPLNFTLVDRGGRISATNLEIEGEPMAVERGGGAAAGGNTRELTGESATGTVKFFNAMKGFGFIQRDDGQPDAFVHISAVERAGLQSVNEGDRFEFDLEVDRRGKTAAVNLKPAS, encoded by the coding sequence ATGGGTTACGATAGAGGGCGCAAGGGTGATCGCGGTGGACGCGGTCGTGACAAGCGCGAAGGCGGTTTCTTCGGCGAGGACAATTACCAGGATCGCGGCGGTTTCGACGACCGTAGCGGTGGTGGTGGCGGCTACCGCGGTGGCGGTGGCGGCGGTGGTTATCGCGGCGGTGGCGGCGGTGGCGGCTACGGTGGAGACCGTGGCGGTTACGGCGGCGGTGGCGGCGGTGGCGGCGGTGGCGGCTACGGCGGCGACCGTGGCGGTGATCGCGGCGGTTACGGCGGCGGCGGCGGTGGCGGTGGCTATCGCGGCGGCGGCGGCGGTGGCGGCGGCTTCCGTGGCGGCGGCGGTGGCGGGATGCCTCCGCAGGTCGTCGGCGAAGGCAAGGGCGTCGTCAAATTCTTCAACCCGCAGAAGGGCTTCGGCTTCATCGTCCGTGACGATGGCGGCGAAGATGTCTTCGTGCACATCAGCGCGGTCGAACAGGCCGGTCTCAGCGACCTCGCCGACGGCCAGCCGCTCAACTTCACGCTGGTCGATCGCGGCGGGCGCATTTCGGCGACCAACCTCGAGATCGAGGGCGAACCGATGGCGGTCGAACGTGGCGGCGGCGCAGCAGCCGGTGGCAACACCCGCGAGCTGACCGGCGAGAGCGCGACCGGTACGGTCAAGTTCTTCAACGCCATGAAGGGCTTCGGCTTCATCCAGCGCGATGACGGCCAGCCCGATGCGTTCGTGCACATCAGTGCGGTCGAGCGCGCCGGCCTGCAGTCGGTCAACGAAGGCGACCGCTTCGAATTCGACCTCGAGGTCGATCGTCGCGGCAAGACCGCGGCGGTGAACCTGAAGCCGGCCAGCTAG
- a CDS encoding cisplatin damage response ATP-dependent DNA ligase encodes MRPFSQLLDDLTYTRSRNAKLRRIGDYLKSQPDPDRGLALAALTDTLDIPHVKPAAIRALAEERIDPILYKMSRDYVGDSAETISLLWDQAADGRPMIDDGTLRLSDAVAQLTAAKKADAPALLAEMLDHLDPSGRYALIKLASGGLRVGVSARLAKVAFAQAFDLDVDAVEEVWHAYAPPFTELFDWAEGRSEAPDVADLPVFRPFMLAHPLEDDEKVDLADYAAEWKWDGIRVQLVRASGETRLYSRTGDDIGASFPDVCAAFEEEGVVDGELLVRGAAQGGEAGSFNALQQRLGRKTVSTKMLKEAPAFVRLYDILIHGREDVRQMGWSERRTRLESFLPRLDPDRFDLSEIVEARSFDHLQALREEARDSGVEGLMLKRRDSPYVAGRKVGLWYKWKRDPLTADCVMMYAQRGSGKRSSFFSDYTFGCWTEDGQLLPVGKAYFGFTDEELKWLDKFVRQNTVNRFGPVREVEKSLVLEVAFDSIHTSARHKSGLAMRFPRIARIRDDKPAHEADTIAGLMKLVT; translated from the coding sequence ATGCGTCCCTTTTCGCAACTGCTCGACGACCTCACCTACACGCGCAGCCGCAATGCCAAGCTGCGCCGGATCGGTGACTATCTCAAGAGCCAGCCCGATCCCGATCGCGGGCTGGCGCTCGCCGCGCTCACCGACACGCTCGACATCCCGCATGTAAAGCCCGCCGCCATCCGCGCTCTGGCCGAGGAGCGGATCGACCCCATCCTCTACAAGATGAGCCGCGACTATGTCGGCGATTCGGCGGAGACCATCTCGCTCCTCTGGGACCAGGCCGCCGACGGGCGCCCGATGATCGATGATGGCACCCTCCGCCTTTCCGACGCGGTCGCTCAGCTGACCGCCGCGAAGAAGGCCGACGCCCCCGCCCTCCTCGCCGAGATGCTCGACCATCTCGATCCTTCGGGCCGCTATGCGCTGATCAAGCTGGCGAGCGGCGGCTTGCGGGTCGGCGTCTCCGCGCGCCTCGCCAAGGTCGCCTTCGCCCAAGCCTTCGACCTCGATGTCGATGCGGTCGAAGAGGTGTGGCACGCCTATGCCCCGCCCTTCACGGAGCTGTTCGACTGGGCCGAGGGACGCAGCGAGGCGCCCGACGTCGCCGACCTGCCCGTCTTCCGCCCCTTCATGCTCGCCCATCCGCTCGAGGATGACGAGAAGGTCGACCTCGCCGACTATGCCGCCGAGTGGAAATGGGACGGGATCCGCGTCCAGCTGGTGCGCGCCTCGGGTGAGACCCGCCTTTACAGCCGCACGGGGGACGATATCGGCGCGAGCTTCCCCGATGTCTGCGCCGCCTTCGAGGAGGAAGGGGTGGTCGACGGCGAATTGCTCGTGCGCGGCGCTGCGCAGGGCGGCGAGGCGGGCAGCTTCAACGCGCTCCAGCAACGGCTCGGGCGCAAGACCGTCAGCACGAAGATGCTGAAGGAAGCCCCCGCCTTCGTCCGGCTCTACGACATCCTCATCCACGGCCGCGAGGACGTGCGCCAGATGGGCTGGAGCGAACGGCGCACGCGCCTCGAGTCTTTCCTGCCGCGGCTCGACCCCGACCGCTTCGACCTTTCCGAGATTGTCGAGGCGCGGTCCTTCGACCATCTCCAAGCCCTGCGCGAGGAAGCCCGCGATTCGGGCGTCGAGGGGCTCATGCTCAAACGGCGTGATTCGCCCTATGTCGCGGGTCGAAAGGTCGGGCTGTGGTACAAATGGAAGCGCGATCCGCTGACCGCCGACTGTGTCATGATGTATGCCCAGCGCGGCAGCGGGAAACGCTCGAGCTTCTTTTCGGACTATACCTTCGGCTGCTGGACCGAGGACGGGCAATTGCTCCCCGTGGGCAAGGCCTATTTCGGCTTCACCGACGAGGAGCTGAAATGGCTCGACAAGTTCGTCCGGCAGAACACGGTCAATCGCTTCGGCCCGGTCCGCGAGGTGGAGAAGAGCCTCGTCCTCGAGGTCGCCTTCGATTCGATCCATACCAGCGCGCGGCACAAGTCGGGCCTCGCCATGCGCTTTCCGCGCATCGCCCGCATCCGCGACGACAAGCCCGCCCATGAAGCCGACACTATCGCCGGCCTCATGAAGCTGGTGACCTGA
- a CDS encoding Dps family protein — translation MTTAKLATPTDLKSNKIDDVATGLNRVLADSYALYLKTKNFHWHVSGPHFRDYHLMFDEQASAILGTTDAIAERVRKTGGTTLRSIGDVGRHQTLEDNDEEFVAPADMLKELRDDNLALVATLRELKDVADEAKDNATSAIVDEWTDAAEERAWFLFEAAQKG, via the coding sequence ATGACTACCGCCAAGCTGGCCACCCCGACCGACCTCAAGTCCAACAAGATCGACGATGTCGCGACCGGCCTCAACCGCGTGCTCGCCGACAGCTACGCGCTCTATCTCAAGACCAAGAATTTCCACTGGCACGTCTCGGGCCCGCATTTTCGCGACTATCACCTGATGTTCGACGAGCAGGCCTCCGCCATCCTCGGCACGACCGATGCCATCGCCGAGCGGGTACGCAAGACGGGCGGCACCACGTTGCGCTCGATAGGCGATGTCGGCCGTCACCAGACGCTCGAAGACAATGACGAGGAGTTCGTCGCCCCCGCCGACATGCTCAAGGAACTGCGCGACGACAATCTTGCGCTGGTCGCGACGCTGCGCGAGCTGAAGGACGTCGCCGACGAGGCCAAGGACAATGCCACCAGCGCCATCGTCGACGAATGGACCGACGCCGCTGAAGAGCGCGCCTGGTTCCTCTTCGAGGCGGCCCAGAAGGGTTAG
- the rpmG gene encoding 50S ribosomal protein L33 produces the protein MAKPATVKIKLVSTADTGFFYVTKKNPRNITEKMSFRKYDPIVRKHVEFKEAKIK, from the coding sequence ATGGCCAAGCCGGCAACCGTCAAGATCAAGCTCGTCAGCACTGCCGACACGGGCTTCTTCTACGTCACCAAGAAGAATCCGCGGAATATCACCGAAAAGATGAGCTTCCGTAAGTATGACCCGATCGTGCGCAAGCACGTCGAGTTCAAGGAAGCCAAGATCAAGTAG
- a CDS encoding DUF3572 family protein has translation MMPEKPNDPHILGLKALAATLGEQRRADRLLATTGLSVEALRAGAADPAMLAATLAFLEAHEPDLLDVAGEIGVKPEELVASRAFLER, from the coding sequence ATGATGCCCGAAAAACCAAACGACCCGCATATCCTGGGCCTCAAGGCCCTCGCCGCGACACTCGGAGAGCAGCGCCGCGCCGACCGGCTGTTGGCCACCACCGGCCTGTCGGTCGAGGCCCTGCGCGCCGGTGCTGCCGATCCGGCGATGCTTGCCGCGACGCTCGCCTTCCTCGAGGCGCACGAGCCCGATCTCCTCGACGTGGCGGGCGAAATCGGGGTGAAGCCCGAGGAACTTGTCGCCAGCCGGGCGTTTCTCGAACGATGA
- a CDS encoding HAD family hydrolase → MIDLQTRRRGRPLLICDCDEVLLHMVAHFEAWLDESENIHFDLESGEFADGLTYRDGGHTVPEEEVWPLLEKFFRREMHRQTLVPGAREALETLGEHGDIVILTNIGHEAHGFRVEQLRGFGLDHEVVTNRGGKGRPVLKLLQRHHPSAAVFVDDLHSQHRSVKKHAPGVRRLHMVAEPRLAPAIPASHHAHARIDDWALATQWILEQWGRS, encoded by the coding sequence ATGATCGATCTCCAGACCCGGCGCCGCGGGCGCCCGCTTCTCATCTGCGACTGCGACGAGGTGCTGCTGCACATGGTGGCGCATTTCGAGGCGTGGCTCGATGAATCGGAGAATATCCACTTCGACCTCGAAAGCGGCGAATTTGCCGACGGGCTGACCTATCGCGATGGCGGTCATACGGTGCCCGAGGAGGAGGTCTGGCCGCTCCTCGAGAAATTCTTCCGCCGCGAGATGCACCGCCAGACGCTGGTGCCCGGCGCAAGGGAAGCCCTCGAGACGCTGGGCGAGCATGGCGACATCGTCATCCTCACCAATATCGGTCACGAGGCGCATGGCTTTCGCGTCGAGCAACTGCGCGGCTTCGGGCTCGATCACGAGGTGGTGACCAATCGCGGTGGCAAAGGGCGCCCCGTGCTCAAGCTGCTCCAGCGCCACCATCCGAGCGCTGCCGTCTTTGTCGACGACCTCCATTCGCAGCACCGCTCTGTGAAGAAGCATGCGCCGGGCGTGCGGCGGCTGCACATGGTCGCCGAACCCCGCCTCGCCCCCGCCATCCCGGCGTCGCACCATGCCCATGCACGGATCGACGACTGGGCATTGGCGACGCAATGGATTCTCGAACAATGGGGACGCTCATGA
- a CDS encoding SDR family NAD(P)-dependent oxidoreductase, translating to MSRIAFITGATSGIGAASARALAGEGWRIIGLGRRKDRLEALADELGEGFLPITGDMRDLEDLQRIVRQLPEEWQGVDLLLNNAGLAPPMDDFQDADLSAQLNAMHTNMDGLVALTRALLPSLIERKGSIINLSSVAGSYPYRGGAVYGATKAFLTQFGLSLRSDLSGTGVRVTSIEPGMVETEFTLVRNGGDHEASDKLYADMDPLTADDIAEAVRWCAMLPANVNINRLEVMPTNQSFAGFSVHRDT from the coding sequence ATGAGCCGCATCGCCTTCATCACCGGGGCGACCTCGGGCATCGGCGCGGCAAGTGCGCGGGCGCTGGCGGGCGAGGGCTGGCGGATCATCGGGCTGGGCCGCCGCAAGGACCGGCTCGAAGCGCTAGCAGACGAGCTCGGCGAGGGCTTCCTTCCCATCACGGGTGATATGCGCGACCTCGAGGACCTGCAGCGCATCGTGCGCCAGCTTCCCGAAGAGTGGCAGGGGGTCGACCTCCTCCTCAACAATGCCGGCCTCGCGCCGCCAATGGACGATTTCCAGGATGCCGACCTGTCGGCTCAGCTCAACGCCATGCACACCAACATGGACGGACTGGTCGCGCTGACCCGGGCGCTGCTGCCGAGCCTGATCGAGCGCAAGGGCAGTATCATCAACCTGTCGAGCGTGGCGGGCAGCTACCCCTATCGCGGCGGCGCGGTCTATGGCGCGACCAAGGCCTTTCTCACCCAGTTCGGCCTGTCGTTGCGCTCGGACCTTTCGGGCACGGGGGTGCGCGTCACCTCGATCGAGCCCGGCATGGTCGAGACCGAGTTCACGCTGGTGCGCAACGGCGGTGACCATGAGGCCTCCGACAAGCTCTATGCCGACATGGACCCGCTGACCGCCGATGACATCGCCGAGGCGGTGCGCTGGTGCGCGATGCTGCCTGCCAATGTGAACATCAACCGCCTCGAGGTGATGCCGACCAACCAGAGCTTCGCGGGCTTCAGCGTTCACCGCGATACTTGA
- a CDS encoding RidA family protein, with amino-acid sequence MSIEAKLQELGIELPEPAAPVASYLPAVEAGGFLHISGQISMREDGSLIVGTLGEDYDLESGIAAARRCGIMLLAQMKKALGSLDRVEKVVKLGGFVNSAADFTDQPKVVNGASDLMQEVFGEAGRHARSAVGVNTLPLGVAVEVDAIVKIRD; translated from the coding sequence ATGTCGATCGAAGCCAAACTCCAAGAGCTGGGCATTGAACTGCCCGAACCCGCCGCTCCGGTGGCCTCCTATCTCCCCGCGGTCGAAGCCGGTGGCTTCCTCCACATCTCGGGGCAGATCTCGATGCGCGAGGACGGCTCGCTGATCGTCGGTACGCTGGGCGAGGATTATGATCTCGAAAGCGGTATCGCGGCGGCGCGTCGCTGCGGGATCATGCTGCTCGCTCAGATGAAGAAGGCGCTCGGCTCGCTCGACCGCGTCGAGAAGGTTGTGAAGCTCGGCGGATTCGTCAATTCGGCGGCCGACTTCACCGACCAGCCCAAGGTCGTCAACGGCGCCTCCGACCTCATGCAGGAAGTGTTTGGCGAGGCCGGACGCCACGCCCGCTCGGCGGTCGGCGTGAACACGCTTCCCCTCGGCGTTGCGGTCGAGGTCGATGCGATCGTCAAGATCCGCGACTGA
- a CDS encoding glycerophosphodiester phosphodiesterase family protein, protein MRSSRSATDPLDPGPGGFAHRGLHDDSAPENSMAAFRAAIERGCGIECDLQLSGCNSAMVFHDRDGRRLCGHEERVAHHDAASIGGWSINGTAEKVPSLAQLLELVDGRVPLLLELKEEHRNGERIAAAALRDLHGYDGPVALMSFSARAMRFVRTTAPEVRRGLVLSDRDIAMRRWDKRQRAQPHFLAVKVAIIGRGWVQSARDEMPVYSWTARTAADAAKVARYADAPIWEGDGHPRP, encoded by the coding sequence ATGCGATCGTCAAGATCCGCGACTGATCCGCTCGATCCCGGGCCCGGTGGATTTGCCCACCGCGGTCTTCACGACGATTCCGCACCCGAAAATTCGATGGCGGCCTTTCGCGCGGCCATCGAGCGGGGCTGCGGGATCGAATGCGATCTCCAGCTGTCGGGCTGTAATAGCGCGATGGTCTTCCACGACCGCGACGGGCGCCGCCTGTGCGGCCACGAGGAACGCGTCGCGCATCATGATGCGGCGAGCATCGGCGGCTGGTCGATCAACGGCACTGCCGAGAAAGTCCCGAGCCTCGCGCAGCTGCTCGAGCTCGTGGACGGGCGGGTGCCGCTGCTCCTCGAGCTGAAGGAAGAGCATCGCAACGGCGAGCGTATCGCCGCCGCCGCGCTGCGTGACCTCCATGGCTATGATGGGCCCGTCGCGCTGATGAGCTTTTCGGCGCGCGCCATGCGCTTCGTGCGCACCACCGCCCCAGAGGTGCGGCGCGGGCTCGTCCTGTCCGACCGCGACATCGCGATGCGGCGCTGGGACAAGCGCCAGCGCGCACAGCCGCATTTCCTCGCCGTGAAGGTGGCAATCATCGGACGCGGCTGGGTCCAGTCGGCGCGCGACGAGATGCCGGTCTACAGCTGGACCGCGCGGACGGCGGCGGACGCGGCAAAGGTTGCACGATATGCCGACGCCCCCATCTGGGAGGGCGATGGACACCCCCGCCCCTGA
- a CDS encoding GNAT family N-acetyltransferase, with translation MDTPAPELSARLLPAIDSVAPAQWDALAGGSDPFVSHAFLSLLEASGSVGEGTGWSPLHVLVDRGGEVVGVAPAYLKAHSQGEYVFDHAWAEAYERAGGDYYPKLQLSVPFTPCPGPRLLGDRAALIAGLETVAVQNGLSGAHATFIEEGDLAAFEARGWLVREGVQFHWFNRSYASFDDFLGSLSSGRRKNIRKERARSVEGLEVEILRGREIGPDAVEAMWRFYQDTGSRKWGFPYLTRAFFDGMVEALGDALLLFLAREGGEPVAGALNLVGEDTLYGRYWGTVVDRPGLHFELSYYRAIEWAITHGLKVVQAGAQGEHKLMRGYEPVRTYSAHFLPDAGFRAAVADFLEREKVAVAQEMEWAADALPFRKG, from the coding sequence ATGGACACCCCCGCCCCTGAACTTTCCGCGCGGCTGCTGCCCGCCATCGACAGTGTCGCGCCCGCGCAATGGGATGCGCTCGCGGGGGGGAGTGATCCTTTCGTCAGCCATGCCTTCCTTTCATTGCTCGAGGCCTCGGGCAGCGTTGGCGAGGGGACGGGCTGGTCGCCGCTCCACGTGCTGGTCGATCGGGGCGGGGAGGTCGTCGGCGTGGCGCCCGCCTATCTCAAGGCACACAGCCAGGGCGAATATGTTTTCGATCACGCCTGGGCCGAGGCCTATGAGCGTGCAGGCGGCGACTATTATCCCAAGCTCCAGCTTTCCGTGCCGTTCACGCCTTGCCCGGGGCCGCGCCTGCTCGGCGATCGCGCCGCACTGATCGCGGGGCTCGAGACGGTGGCGGTGCAGAACGGCCTGTCGGGCGCCCACGCCACCTTCATCGAGGAGGGCGACCTTGCCGCCTTCGAGGCGCGGGGCTGGCTGGTCCGCGAAGGCGTCCAGTTTCACTGGTTCAACCGCAGTTATGCCAGCTTCGACGACTTTCTCGGCTCGCTATCGAGCGGGCGTCGGAAGAATATCCGCAAGGAGCGGGCGCGCAGCGTCGAGGGGCTCGAGGTCGAGATCCTGAGAGGCCGCGAGATCGGGCCGGACGCCGTCGAGGCGATGTGGCGCTTCTACCAGGACACGGGGAGCCGAAAATGGGGCTTTCCCTATCTCACCCGCGCCTTCTTCGACGGCATGGTGGAGGCGCTCGGCGATGCGCTGCTCCTCTTCCTCGCGCGCGAAGGGGGCGAGCCGGTCGCGGGCGCACTCAACCTTGTCGGGGAGGACACGCTCTACGGTCGATATTGGGGGACGGTGGTGGACCGTCCGGGTCTCCATTTCGAGCTGAGCTACTATCGCGCGATCGAATGGGCCATCACGCATGGGCTGAAGGTCGTCCAGGCGGGTGCGCAGGGCGAACACAAGCTGATGCGCGGCTACGAACCGGTGCGGACGTATAGCGCGCATTTCCTGCCCGACGCGGGCTTCCGCGCCGCCGTCGCCGACTTTCTCGAACGCGAGAAGGTCGCGGTCGCGCAAGAGATGGAATGGGCGGCGGACGCGCTGCCCTTCCGTAAGGGCTGA
- a CDS encoding isoaspartyl peptidase/L-asparaginase family protein, whose product MWKLMIHGGAGSMRPGHLDAEQERAARAGLADALEAGAAILADGGSAVDAVEAAARVLEEDPAFNAGRGSVLAADGHVECDAAIMDGNGRHAGAVAGLRSTRAPISAARKVMEDSPHVLISKGGADEFAREAGLEQVANSWFVTSERRRQLDELLAKGHDAFDAEIKYGTIGAVAVDANGHVAAATSTGGLTAKRWGRIGDSPLIGAGTYADDRAAAVSATGLGEIFIRTAAAHEICARMRFCGHDLQKALDEVLEEIGDMGGTGGIIAVSPEGDAAWSFTTPGMYRGLASHDGSREVAVFGEE is encoded by the coding sequence ATGTGGAAGCTCATGATTCACGGCGGTGCGGGCTCGATGCGGCCCGGCCATCTCGACGCCGAACAGGAACGCGCCGCGCGCGCCGGTCTCGCCGATGCGCTCGAGGCAGGTGCCGCGATCCTCGCCGACGGCGGCAGCGCGGTCGACGCGGTCGAGGCCGCCGCCCGCGTGCTCGAGGAGGATCCCGCCTTCAACGCCGGCCGCGGCAGCGTGCTCGCCGCCGATGGCCATGTCGAATGCGACGCCGCGATCATGGACGGCAACGGCCGCCATGCAGGCGCGGTCGCGGGGCTGCGCTCCACCCGCGCCCCCATCTCGGCGGCGCGCAAGGTGATGGAAGACAGCCCCCACGTCCTCATTTCCAAGGGCGGCGCCGACGAATTCGCCCGAGAGGCGGGGCTCGAACAGGTCGCCAACAGCTGGTTTGTCACCTCCGAGCGGCGGCGCCAGCTCGACGAGCTACTCGCCAAGGGTCACGACGCCTTCGATGCCGAGATCAAGTACGGGACCATCGGCGCGGTGGCGGTCGACGCGAACGGCCATGTCGCCGCCGCCACCTCGACCGGCGGGCTGACCGCCAAGCGCTGGGGCCGCATCGGCGATTCGCCGCTGATCGGCGCGGGCACCTATGCCGACGACCGCGCCGCCGCCGTCTCGGCCACGGGGCTCGGCGAAATCTTCATCCGCACCGCCGCCGCGCACGAAATCTGCGCGCGGATGCGGTTTTGCGGCCATGACCTCCAGAAAGCGCTCGACGAGGTCCTCGAGGAGATCGGCGACATGGGCGGCACCGGCGGCATTATCGCCGTTTCGCCCGAGGGCGATGCGGCATGGAGCTTCACCACGCCCGGCATGTATCGCGGCCTCGCCAGCCATGACGGCAGCCGCGAAGTCGCCGTCTTCGGCGAGGAATAG
- a CDS encoding SPFH domain-containing protein has translation MMNAIEEGRLRASDEHAASTMSGYPMLLVLLAAGAAMVWTISQLIADNHNWMTIGGIIFWPLVFTFFSVGFYMLQPNQAAVITLFGTYKGTDRTDGLRWVLPWLGKHKVSVRANNFISDRIKVNDSRGNPIEMAAQVVWRVVDTAQAVFDVDDYKEFVRVQVEVAIRTVASRHPYDDFEHQDITLRGHLEEVGVELLREVRERLKVAGITVDECGFTHLAYAQEIASAMLRRQQAQAVVAARQTLVEGAVGMVEQALADLSKRDVVELDDERRAAMVSNLMVVLCGERDTQPVVNAGSLY, from the coding sequence ATGATGAACGCGATCGAAGAGGGTCGTCTGCGCGCAAGCGACGAGCATGCCGCTTCCACCATGTCGGGCTATCCGATGCTGCTGGTGCTGCTGGCGGCCGGCGCGGCGATGGTCTGGACCATCAGCCAGCTGATTGCCGACAACCATAATTGGATGACCATCGGCGGCATCATCTTCTGGCCGCTGGTCTTCACCTTCTTCTCGGTCGGCTTCTACATGCTGCAGCCCAACCAGGCGGCGGTGATCACGCTGTTCGGCACCTACAAGGGCACCGACCGCACCGACGGCCTGCGCTGGGTGCTGCCGTGGCTCGGCAAGCACAAGGTGTCGGTCCGCGCCAACAACTTCATCTCCGACCGGATCAAGGTCAACGACAGCCGCGGCAACCCGATCGAGATGGCCGCGCAGGTCGTGTGGCGCGTGGTCGATACCGCGCAGGCCGTGTTCGACGTCGACGATTACAAGGAATTCGTCCGCGTCCAGGTCGAGGTCGCGATCCGCACGGTGGCGTCGCGTCACCCCTATGACGATTTCGAACATCAGGACATCACGCTGCGCGGTCACCTCGAGGAGGTCGGCGTGGAGCTCCTCAGGGAAGTGCGCGAGCGTCTCAAGGTCGCCGGCATCACCGTCGACGAATGTGGCTTCACCCATCTTGCCTATGCGCAGGAAATCGCGAGCGCCATGCTGCGACGCCAGCAGGCTCAGGCCGTCGTCGCGGCGCGCCAGACGCTCGTCGAAGGCGCCGTCGGGATGGTCGAGCAGGCGCTCGCCGACCTGTCCAAGCGCGATGTCGTCGAACTCGACGACGAGCGCCGCGCGGCGATGGTGTCGAATCTCATGGTCGTCCTGTGCGGCGAGCGCGACACCCAGCCGGTCGTCAACGCGGGCAGCCTCTACTAG
- a CDS encoding toxin-antitoxin system HicB family antitoxin, which yields MAKRKAFPLRLDPALYEKIEMLAGIELRSANAEIEILLREALKSRGINLDPPKTVKRGRPPKKESE from the coding sequence ATGGCCAAGCGCAAAGCCTTTCCCCTGCGGCTCGATCCCGCGCTCTACGAGAAGATCGAGATGCTCGCCGGCATCGAGCTGCGCTCGGCCAATGCCGAGATCGAGATCCTGCTGCGCGAGGCCCTGAAGAGCCGCGGGATCAATCTCGATCCGCCCAAGACGGTGAAGCGGGGCCGCCCGCCCAAGAAGGAGAGCGAATGA
- a CDS encoding alpha/beta fold hydrolase, translated as MLGLTVAAMLAASEPVIFEEVTVPGPEGALSALLSDPAPDAPVVILIPGSGPTTRDGENPMLGGGGKIYAQLAEQLAARGVGMLRADKRGMFASAGAIADANKVTIADYAGDARQFVDLLVERDKPCAWLMGHSEGGLVALSTAQDAENICGTILLASMGRPAGVLLREQLGRALSDEQKVELDKVVAALEAGETPDPSGLPPQVAALFNPVIIDYLGDLVRSDPAALAAKTSKPMLIVHLEEDLQVLAADADALAAARPDATRIDFDAVNHVLKPVEPGNLSDNQLAYMDSERVIDPRIAEAIADFILAER; from the coding sequence ATGCTGGGACTGACGGTGGCCGCCATGCTCGCGGCGAGCGAACCAGTGATCTTCGAGGAAGTGACCGTGCCCGGCCCCGAGGGAGCCTTGTCGGCGCTCCTCAGCGATCCCGCTCCCGACGCGCCCGTCGTCATCCTCATCCCGGGCTCGGGGCCGACGACCCGCGACGGCGAGAACCCGATGCTCGGCGGTGGCGGGAAGATCTACGCCCAGCTCGCAGAGCAGTTGGCGGCGCGTGGGGTTGGCATGCTGCGGGCCGACAAGCGCGGCATGTTCGCTTCGGCAGGAGCCATCGCGGACGCGAACAAGGTGACGATCGCCGATTATGCCGGCGATGCGCGGCAGTTCGTCGACCTCCTCGTCGAGCGCGACAAGCCCTGCGCCTGGCTGATGGGGCATAGCGAGGGCGGCTTGGTCGCATTGTCCACCGCACAGGATGCGGAAAATATCTGCGGTACCATCTTGCTCGCCTCGATGGGGCGGCCGGCGGGCGTGCTGTTGCGCGAACAGCTCGGCCGCGCGCTTTCCGACGAGCAGAAAGTCGAACTCGATAAAGTCGTCGCCGCGCTCGAAGCGGGCGAGACGCCCGATCCGAGCGGACTGCCGCCGCAGGTGGCGGCGCTCTTCAATCCCGTTATCATCGACTATCTCGGCGATCTCGTTCGCAGTGATCCGGCCGCACTGGCAGCGAAGACCTCCAAGCCGATGCTGATTGTCCATCTTGAGGAAGACCTGCAGGTGCTCGCCGCCGATGCCGACGCGCTCGCCGCGGCCCGGCCCGATGCCACCCGCATCGACTTCGACGCGGTCAATCACGTGCTCAAGCCGGTCGAGCCGGGCAACCTGTCCGACAACCAACTCGCCTATATGGATTCCGAGCGGGTCATCGACCCGCGGATCGCCGAAGCGATCGCCGACTTCATCCTCGCCGAACGCTAG